A window of Pullulanibacillus sp. KACC 23026 genomic DNA:
TTAGCAAGAGACTACCAAGCCGCTGGTGTTGATTTATTCCATGTCAGTGCCGGAGGAGAAGGGCAAATTGCCGCTCACGGTCGACCAGGAACGCATGCCGCTTACCAAGTTCCTTTAGCGAGAGAAATCAAGCATACATTAAATGTACCGGTCATTGCTGTTGGTCGATTAGATGATGCGGTCTTAGCTAATGCAGTTATAGGTAATGAAGATGCCGATCTTGTGGCGGTTGGAAGAGGTATGCTGAGAAATCCGTATTGGACGTTAGAAGCAGCGGCCAAGCTTAATAAAGAAACCAATTTCCCCGCTCAGTATAAAGTCAGCTTTCCGAACGTCGGGAAATAAACCTAAATAACGAGGCTGTTAGCAGTGGCTTACAAAAAATAAATTCTATTACTAAAAAAGGAAAACATCGATCCCGATGTTTTCCTTTTTTCTAGCCAAGATGAAAGAAGTGATGGTCTTCATTGAAAAATGAAACAATTTAGTAAAAAATGACTTTGACGCGGTAAAGCAATTAAAATATAATTCTCTTTATATATAGATAATTTAGTCTATACAAATTTATAAAGGGGGAGAGCAAATGTCTCAACAATCAGCCGTTGAGCAATTTGGGTACAAACAAGAATTAAAGCGCGGCCTAACCTTTTGGGATCTTTTGATTTACGGTTTGATTTTTATGGTTCCAATCGCACCGTTTGGGATTTATGGGGATGTGGTCACAACCTCAAAAGGCATGGTCGCCCTTGCCTATTTGATTGGGATGGTTGGTATGATTTTTACCGCTCTAAGTTATGCCCGAATGTCGGAAGCCTTTCCGATTGCGGGATCAGTCTATGCCTATGCAGGGAAAGGGATTAATCAATATGTAGGATTCGTTGCCGGTTGGGCCATTTTACTCGATTACATCTTAATTCCGTCTTTGTTATATGTGGTGAGTGCACAAGCGTTGTCAGGGATGGTTCCAGCTATTCCAAGCTGGATTTGGCTGATCTTATTTATCCTAATTAATACCATCATCAATTATTTTGGGATTGAATTTACGGCAAAAGCCAATAAAATCATTTTAGTGTTTGAACTTATTGTTCTAGCCATCTTTATTAGTGTTGGAATTGTGGCGATTGCTCATCATGTTAATGGGGCTGTTTTTTCCTTTAAACCGCTTTACGATCCAAACTATTTTAGTATGCATGTCGTTATGAGTGCGGTTTCGATCGCTGTCTTAAGTTTTCTTGGTTTTGATGCGATTTCAACCTTATCTGAGGAAACGAAAGGCGGGGCGAAAACGGTTGGCCGGGCCACCATTTATTCGCTCCTTATTGTAGGTGTTTTATTCATGGTCCAAACCTGGATCGCAGCCCTTATTTTCCCTGATTTTACAAGTTTTAAAGACGTCGGAAATGCTTTTTATGAAGTGGCCGCAATTGCAGGCGGGGGGTGGTTAGGTAGCCTTACCGCCATTGCAACCGCGATCTCTTGGGGGATTGCCGATGCCCTTGTTGCTCAAGCCGCGATTTCCCGGATCCTTTATAGTATGGCGAGAGACCGTAAGTTACCTAAAGTTCTAGGGAAAATTCATCCAAAATATCAAACCCCTTATGTAAGTACTATTTTTGTGGCCATTATTTCTTTAATTGTTAGTATTGGGTTTGTTTCTCAAATTGGTGCCCTCTCTTCGGTTGTTAACTTTGGCGCCTTAACCGCTTTTCTCTTTCTCCATATTAGTGTGTATGTTCAC
This region includes:
- a CDS encoding APC family permease; the protein is MSQQSAVEQFGYKQELKRGLTFWDLLIYGLIFMVPIAPFGIYGDVVTTSKGMVALAYLIGMVGMIFTALSYARMSEAFPIAGSVYAYAGKGINQYVGFVAGWAILLDYILIPSLLYVVSAQALSGMVPAIPSWIWLILFILINTIINYFGIEFTAKANKIILVFELIVLAIFISVGIVAIAHHVNGAVFSFKPLYDPNYFSMHVVMSAVSIAVLSFLGFDAISTLSEETKGGAKTVGRATIYSLLIVGVLFMVQTWIAALIFPDFTSFKDVGNAFYEVAAIAGGGWLGSLTAIATAISWGIADALVAQAAISRILYSMARDRKLPKVLGKIHPKYQTPYVSTIFVAIISLIVSIGFVSQIGALSSVVNFGALTAFLFLHISVYVHYVVKNKSKDFWNHLILPLIGFIVIGYVWISLSPQAKILGVIWLAIGIVIAIVLAVQKKDSSIEI